From a region of the Bacteroidia bacterium genome:
- a CDS encoding UbiA family prenyltransferase, protein MAGLSFKLEGISPYRLIDIIQQPFFIVTLFFFLIPYNIILYGVNDVFDYETDLKNARKLETNLEGKVLAPQYHDFILWTSGMLAVIFGIIYTFYLDFNLIVYIAMLMVALAYSVKPIQLKGRPFLDFISSSFHYTITAFFALYYFYDAFKFHNSQGIEVEYVSLWKLLPLFIWGFGSHLLGAIPDIEADKEAGLRTTAVVIGKRLSLLLVFIFYAVAAGLFLYYFGFWALGVLLYPILVFVKQDTQRNRYQIYLNYLNGAVVTIALFVKAILPYL, encoded by the coding sequence ATGGCTGGTTTATCTTTCAAGTTAGAAGGTATTTCACCTTACCGATTGATAGATATAATTCAGCAGCCGTTTTTTATTGTTACCTTGTTTTTTTTTCTCATTCCGTATAACATCATTTTATACGGAGTAAATGATGTTTTTGACTACGAAACTGACCTAAAAAATGCCCGAAAACTAGAAACAAACTTAGAGGGCAAGGTACTTGCACCGCAGTATCATGATTTCATCTTGTGGACGTCGGGTATGCTTGCGGTTATATTTGGGATAATATACACTTTTTACTTGGACTTTAATTTAATTGTCTACATTGCCATGTTAATGGTAGCTTTAGCCTACTCGGTCAAACCTATACAACTTAAAGGACGGCCTTTTTTAGATTTTATCAGTTCTTCTTTTCACTATACTATCACTGCTTTTTTCGCGTTGTACTACTTTTATGATGCGTTCAAGTTTCACAATTCACAAGGTATTGAAGTAGAGTACGTAAGTTTATGGAAATTACTACCTTTGTTTATTTGGGGCTTTGGTTCTCATCTTTTAGGTGCTATCCCAGATATTGAAGCAGACAAGGAAGCAGGTTTACGTACTACTGCTGTGGTCATAGGTAAGCGTTTAAGTTTATTGCTTGTGTTTATATTTTATGCGGTAGCAGCAGGTTTATTTTTGTATTATTTTGGCTTTTGGGCTTTGGGAGTGCTTTTATATCCTATTTTAGTGTTTGTAAAGCAGGACACACAGCGCAATCGGTATCAAATATATCTTAACTATCTTAATGGGGCAGTG